In Candidatus Rickettsiella isopodorum, the following proteins share a genomic window:
- a CDS encoding DsbE family thiol:disulfide interchange protein — protein MRYIIPLIILLIIVCFLWQGLEKDPNHLPSPLINQPISEFSANDLLKKSITLRKKIFLQHWTLLVVWSSWCLTCAEEQSFLLSLKKNHAISIYGLNYRDEFNQAKQWLRQQGNPFQKIIFDPQGLLAIDLGVYGVPESYLIDPQGIIRYKQVGPLTSSIWIQNMQPLIKHLHKSQS, from the coding sequence ATGCGTTATATTATTCCGCTAATTATTTTATTGATCATCGTCTGTTTTTTATGGCAAGGTTTAGAAAAGGACCCCAATCACCTGCCATCGCCATTAATTAATCAACCGATTTCAGAATTTTCAGCCAATGATTTACTAAAAAAATCAATAACATTAAGAAAAAAAATATTTTTGCAACATTGGACACTGTTAGTCGTGTGGTCAAGCTGGTGTTTAACTTGTGCTGAAGAACAGTCTTTTTTATTAAGTTTGAAGAAAAATCATGCCATTTCTATTTACGGTTTAAATTACCGTGATGAATTTAATCAGGCAAAACAATGGCTAAGACAACAAGGCAATCCCTTTCAAAAAATTATTTTTGACCCGCAAGGGTTACTTGCTATAGATTTAGGCGTTTATGGTGTGCCTGAAAGCTATTTAATCGATCCACAAGGCATTATTCGTTATAAGCAGGTAGGCCCATTAACTTCGTCGATTTGGATACAGAATATGCAACCACTTATTAAACATCTCCATAAAAGTCAATCATAG